GCCTAAGTACATCTCCTCGATGTTTGGCTATCCATACTACAACTCGTACGTTAACTTTGGACCTTACTACAGCCCATACAGAAATTCATGGAACATGAGTTTTGGTGTTGGTTGGGGCTGGGGATTGAGCACCAACTGGGGTTGGGGTTATGATTCTTACTGGGATTATCCTTATTACGGCAACTCCTGGGGTGGATATGGACATCATTATCATGATGGCTACTACTCGGGGAGAGGGTATCGTGATGTTGTTTACGGCCCACGCGATGGTGGCATGCGTTACGGAACGCCAAGTGTTCGCAACTATCCGTCTTCGAGAGGGTATAGCTATTCAAATACCAGCAATCCATCGAGGGTGAGCCGTGATGGTAATTCTGATGTGATCCGTTCGAGCAGGGGTAGTTCTTCTGTAAGGCGAGATGATTCGCGTACCTATCAGAGTGGAACATCCGCTCGCGATTACCAATCGGTTACGACGCGACGTTCGGTAATTACTACACCTACCCGTCAGCCTAGCAGCAGCAGAGAGGCGTATACGCCTACCTATACCTATAGCAGGCCAACGCGCTCTGGTCAGCCTGTATTTAATGAGGGAAGCAGTTCTGGAGCATCAAGGACGTACGAGCGTCGCAACTCGACAGCCGTTGTGCCAAGATCGGAGAGCAGCAGCTCTTACGACAATAGCCGTAGCTACCCATCGCGCAGCAATAACGACAGCAATAGCCCATCGCGTAGCAGCAGCTACAACTCGGGTAGCAGCTATTCGTCGCCATCAAGAAGCTCTTCGTCTAGCTCTAGTAGTTCATCGTCGAGTAGCCGTTCGGAAAGTTCGGGTAGCAGCCGTGGACGTAGGTAATGCTTAATAACAATGATTACAACCAACCCACTTAAATAACAACTAATACGTGTGATTATGAGACTTCGCGCAATACTACTAGGGGGAACCTGCAGCCTGATGGCTGTAGGCGCCCTTGCCCAAAGCGAAACTGATGTGCTCCGCTTTTCGCAAACTTACATGAAGGGATCGGCAAGGTTTACCGCCATGGGTGGTGCCTTTGGTGCGCTAGGGGGCGATATGTCCTCGTTTATGATAAACCCAGCAGGGGTAGGTGTTTACCGCTCTTCGGAGTTTACTTTCTCTACTGGAATTCTTAACAGCAACCAAAAAATAGATTATCGTGGCGATAGGTCTTTTGATGGACATACGTCGGTAAATGTCGGTAATGCAGGTCTTGTTTTGAATTTTTTCAATAACTCTAATAGCGAACTTCGGAATTTCAATCTCGGTATTTCCTACAACAGACTGAATGATTTTAATCAGAATACCTTCTTGTCTGGTGTTAATAACGAAAATTCTATTACCGACTACTTTGCAGAAAAATCCTATGGAATAAAGCAGGTTGATCTGTTAAGCCAAAATCCATTTGATTCGAACTTGCCTTGGAACTCTATTCTTGCTTGGAAAACGTATTTAATGGATCCTGCTAGTTCAGATAACAATAATCAGTTTTATCTTACTCCATTGGCTCGAACAAGGTATGCCAAGGATCCATATTATGCGCCATACGCAAGAGATATTGACAAGAAAGGGCTGAATGATGCCGTTTTTCAGGATCAATGGGAAGAGGTTCGTGGTTTTAATGATGTAGTGAATATTGCTTTTGGCGGAAATTTGATGGATGTGGTTTACGTTGGAGGTTCGCTAAATATCACAAACATCAATTACCATTCGACAAAGAACTACCACGAACAAGCAGATAAGAACAACCTGTCAAATTTCAATGAACTGAATTACGAAGAGATTTACAACGCTTATGGTACAGGAGTATCGTTAGGCTTAGGAATGATCCTTAAGCCAATTCAAGAGATTCGTATAGGGGTTTCCTACCAATCGCCAACTTGGAATTCGATTGATGAGGACTATTCGGCATATATGAATTCAACCTTTTTGAATGTTAACAATGGTTTTGCAGAGTACGATACCCCAATCAATACCTTTAGCTATCGTATCTCATCTCCACAACGTCTTACGGGGAGCCTTGGATTTATTCTTGGAAACTACGGCATAATTAGTGCTGATGTTGATTGGGTAAACTATGCTGGAATGAGAATTCATGGTTCGAATGATTATCGAACACTTTTTAATAATATTAATAGTGCCATTGATAATAGCTACCGCAATACAATAAACGCAAGAGTAGGTGGTGAACTTAAATTGGATAAACTTGCCTTTCGTGCAGGTTATCAGTACTACCAAAATCCTTACAAAAAGGATTTCATCAATTCCGATAATGCTACAAACGTTTACTCTGCTGGTTTTGGCTACCGCACTCGTTCGTTCTTCTTCGACTTTGCGTATAGCCTTATGACGATGAAAAATGCTTATTCGTTATACGACTACTACTATAAGGATGCCAACTCAACGGTTGACATCTACTCGGGCACTGCTACGTCCAACATCAACCGTAATTCGTACATTGTGACGCTAGGGTTTAAGTTCTAGGTTCATCAGAATATAAAATGAAAGGCGGGTGTTGCTACTCGCCTTTTTTTATGCTTTGCTCTAGGATGCTCTTGGCCATTGGACCTTCGTTGAAGAGGAGGTCGAGGATGGAGAGGTTGGGGGTGAAGCCGTGGCGGTCGGCGAATACCTGGTAGTACTCCACTGGGGCGAAGTGCGGGTCGGGCTGCTGCTGGCTCTCCTTGGGCGATATGGCGTACCTCAGGTCGATCTTGTTCTCGATTACTTTGTCGTAGCTGGTGGTGTAGCCGATGCTGGGCGCTATGGAGAGCGACTTTAGGATTGTCTCTAGGATTTGTTGGTTGAAGTCGAACAGGCGCTCGTAGCGGTTTTCGAAGAAGGGCATGAAGTCGTCGATGTAGTAGTCGTAGAAGGGCGAGCTCTTGTAGGCCGATTCGATGGACTTGAAGTGCTGCTTCTGCCAGGGCTTGTTGTAGTCGAGCTGTACTTCGGCGATGGGCATCTTCTCTCCATGCCACTTTACTACGGGTACGGTGAGCGCCATGGGACCGTTGGCGGCAAGGATGCTGCAGCGATTGCGGTAGCTCTGCTTGAGGTAGCTCTCGTGGGCTTCGATGGTTACGCTGCCGGCTATCAGCTTGCAGAGGTACTGTACGGGTGGAAAGTAGGCGGTAGATAGGACTACGGGTTGCATTGTCGTTGTTTTGTCGGGCAAAAGTAGCAATCCGCAGGCAAAATTGAAAGGCACAAAAAAGGGCCGGACGTTTCTCCTGTCGACATATCGTACCTCGGGCATCTCCCTTGGTCGATTCGGCGGGCTAAACCTTCGGCCCCTGCTATTATTGGTGCTTGCCGCTGCTCCTGCTATAGGGGCATGGCCTTGTAGACGTTGGAATCCTCAAGAGGAACGATGTTACCCTTGTAGGTGATTCGTCGGCCCCAGGTGTTGGGCGAGATGTACGCCTCGCCGCGGTTGGAGTTGGCCGTTAGGGTGATGAAGATCTCGGCGTTGATGCCCACGCCAACCACCATGAACCGTACGCTGACGTTTCCATGCTTATCGGTTTCGAGCTTATACCCGCTAATGCTACCTTCGACGGTGATGCCACCCAGCCCGTTGTAGCCAGCTCGGTAGGGCGAGGCCAGCTGCACGGTTGACTTCTCTTTGTCCATCATAACAAAGTTGGTGGTGCTGTTGACGAAGTAGAGGCTGCCCCGCTGCCCCTGTATGGTGTAGGCTTCGAGTACCCAGGTTTGCGCGGATAGGGCTTCTACCGCTTTGGCGTAGCTGGTGGAGTCGAGCTGCTGCTGCTCCTTCTTGCGCAGCTCCTTTCGCTCTTGAGGGGTTAGCTCCCTGAAATCCTGCGCTAGCAGCCCCGCAAAGGGGAGAACGATCAGTGCTAGCAGCGTTGCTATTCTTTTCATAAGGGGAAACTCTTCGATTAATATGGGTGAATCGTCCAACTTTAATATAGGTGGGGACAGGCTACCGCCTATCCCCTAGATGCTCCTGTTAGTGCTGATCGTTTTTGGCAGCCATAAAATGGCCTTTTACGTGAAAGGGAACCAGCGGTCGACATCGAGCGGCTCGGAGGTCTTGCTGAGGTTGGCAACCTGGGCAATGATCACGTAGGTGTAGATTTCCTCGCCCTGCGCATCCTTGCTGGTGGCTACCCGGTTTACGTAGTACGTCAACGGCCGCTCGTTGCGCCCGATGAGGAAGGCCTCCATCTGCCTGAAGAAGCTGCGCAGCTGCGTTTTCTTTCCTTCGAAAACCCGGCTGCGGAAGGTGCCCGACAGCTCGATGTAGTCCTTATCGGCTACCGGCTTGGTGACGGATAGGAGCACCTCTTCTTTCCAGGGGGATACGGGGTGGCGCAGCAGCAGCGCTTCGTTATCGTCGGGGATGATGTTCATCTTGTAGGCCTTGTGGAGCAGCGATTGGTTGACGGTCTCAAGGTTGTCGACAATGGGGAAGTGCATGACTTCCGACACGGTGGTGCGGATGAAGGGCTTGTGGTTCCACACAAACTCTACATCGTCCCAGCTCTCGCGGTTGAACTGGGGATTCAGCATGATGTTGTTACCTTCTACTCGCATGGCGTTGATTTTTTATGTTTCGTTTTACGTAAAACGCACACGGTTAGCAGCTAAAATGTGCTAGAAGATGCGCTTGGCGGTGATTTTACCGCAGGTAGAGGCGTTCCTCTGGGGATGTTGGGCGCCTTGTATATGGTACAAAGGTGTCCCCGGAGTTCCGTTGGGTGCCTTGTATATGGTACAAAGGCTTCGCCGGAGTTCCGCTGGATGGTTTGTATATGGTACAAAGGCTTCGCCGGAGTTCCGTTGGATGGTTTGTATATGGTACAAAGGTGTCCCCGGAGTTCCGTTGGCCGATTTGTATATGGTACAAAGGGGCTTCTTTGGGTTAAAGGCGGCTATTCAATGTTGGTCGTAAAGGAGGGCTGGTGCTGCTATGCCTCCGTATTGAACAAAAGGGAGTCGGGAACAGGGGATATAGGGAGTAAGGAGTAGGAAAGGGCAGACAAACAGGCATAGAAAATCGCTGTGCCCTTTGTACCTCAGAGACTGAAAAAATGTGGAGCGCACCGAAGTGCGCCCCACTACAATTCAAAATTCCTAGCAAATGGGGACTAGGCTCCCATGAATAGCTTAATGTCCTCGTCGACGGTGTTGATACCGGCGATGCCGAAGTTCTCCACCAGCACCTTCACCACGTTGGGCGATAGGAAGGCGGGGAGGGTTGGCCCGAGGTGAATATTCTTTACGCCGAGGTGTAGCAGGGCAAGCAGCACGATAACGGCCTTCTGCTCGTACCAGGCGATGTTGTAGGCGATGGGTAGCTCGTTGATGTCGTTTAGCTGGAATACCTCCTTCAGCTTAAGGGCAATCAGGACCAGCGAGTAGCTGTCGTTGCACTGCCCGGCGTCGAGAACGCGAGGGATTCCTCCGATATCGCCCAGCGGAAGCTTGTTGTAGCGGTACTTGGCGCAACCTGCGGTAAGGATTACGGTATCCTTTGGCAGCTGCTCGGCAAACTCGGTGTAGTAGCTGCGATCCTTCATGCGGCCATCGCATCCGGCCATCACAAAGAACTTGCGGATGGCACCCGACTTAACGGCATCCACCACCTTGTCGGCAAGGGCAAACACCTGCTCGTGGGCAAATCCACCGATAATCTCGCCTTCCTCAATCTGGGTAGGCGCCTTGCAGCGCTTGGCGTGCTCGATGATTGCCGAGAAGTCCTTCGTCTTACCATCCTCACGTGGACCGATGTGGGTAGCCCCTTCCAATCCTGCCGAGCCGGTGGTGTAGATTCTATCCTTGTAGGTGGCGCTGCCTAGCGGTGGCACAATGCAGTTGGTGGTAAAGAGCACGGGGCCGTTAAAGGTCTCGAACTCGTCTCTTTGCTTCCACCACGAGCTGCCGTAGTTACCCACAAAGTGGCTGTACTTCTTAAAGGCAGGGTAGTAGTTGGCGGGTAGCATCTCGCTGTGGGTGTACACGTCAACGCCTGTGCCCTCGGTTTGGGCCAGCAGCTCCTCCATATCCTTCAGGTCGTGACCGCTGATGAGGATAGCTGGGTTATTTCGTGTTCCGATGTTCACTTTGGTGATTTCGGGGTTGCCGTAGCGGGTGGTGTTAGCCTTGTCGAGCAGCGCCATGGTGGTAACGCCGTACTTGCCCGTTTCGAGGGTAAGGGCTACCAACTCGTCGGCACCGATGTCGGTGCGGGTGGTCTTCGTAAGGGCATCCTGGATGAATGCGCTGATGGTATTGTCCTCGAAGCCTAGGTTGCCGGCATGCTCGGCGTAGGCGGCCATGCCCTTAAGCCCAAAGATGATGAGCGACTTCAGCGAGCGGATATCCTCGTTGTCGGATAGCGATAGGGTGCCCACCTTGGTCGATTCTGCGGCAAACTCCTCGCGGGTGCCTGTCCAGGTAACCTCTATGGTTTGGGGAATGGCGATACCCTGCTTGCTGCATTCGGCGATAAGGTTCTTCTTAATCTCAAGCCCCTCGATGATGCGGTTGCTGATGGCGTTATCATCGAAGTTGGCGTTGGTGATGGTGCAGAACAGCGAGTCGATAACGTACTTATCGACGGCGCTGCTCTGGTATCCTTTAGCGCGTAGCTCGGTATGGAGGATGCTGATCCCCTTATTTACGAATAGCAGTAGGTCCTGAAGGTTAGAGGTCGATGCGTCTTTCCCGCATACACCCTTAATGGTGCAGCCAAATCCTTTAGCTGCTTCTTGACATTGGTAGCAAAACATGCTCATGGTATTTTATTTTAGATGTTAGTCTTTTGACATTAGATATTAGACGTTAGACTTTAGATGGCAGATGCTTGATATTCTGGGAAAGGACGATTGGACGTTCTTCTAATATCTAACATCTAATATCTAACTTCTTGTAATTAGATCCACTTCGATTCAAGTATTTCCCCCTGAATGCCTACCTCCACCACCTTAATGGGGATGTTTCGCTTGGCGGCATCACGGGCAAGCTGCGCCATCTGCACCAGACCGCCGCAGCAGGGAACCTCCATGCGCATTACGGTGATGGTGTCAACCTCGGCGCTATCGATTAGAGCGGTGATCTTTTGTACGTACACCTCCTTGTTGGAGTCCAACTTCGGACAGGCAATGGCCAGCGTTTTACCCTGTAGGTGCTTGCTGTGGAAGTTGGCCAGCGCGTAGGCCACGCAGTCGGCGGCTAGCAGCAGGTTTGATCCCTTGAAGTGTGCCGCAGCAGGGTTAATCAGGTGCAGCTGCACAGGCCAGTGGGTAAGCGCCGATGGCTGATCGTCGGCCGTAGGAGCCGTCGCCATCTTAGGCGCAAAGGTGCGAGCTGCCGATCCGGGGCATCCGCCACCGGCATGGTGATGGTGGTGCATCTGTGGAACCGCTGGCTGCACCTTCTGCTTCAGCGAGTCTATCACCTCGTTAATATTAAATGGAATGCTCTTCTCGTTATCACGTAGGTAGCCGAATGCTTGGCGGAGGTACTCCGTTTCGTTGTGGTCGAGCAGGTGCTGCAGGTGCGCCGTTACCACGTTCTTGCCGTTAGGGATCATCTCAATAATGGTGGCCACCTCGTCGTAGGCCTCGGCCTCGCGCTTCTCTATGGTGATGGCGCCAACCGGACAGGTGCCAATGCAGGCGCCAAGGCCGTCGCACATCAGCTCGCTCACCAGTGTTGCCTTTCCGTCTATTAGCTGTAGCGCCCCCTCGTGGCATCCGGTGATGCAGTCGCCGCATCCGGTGCACAGCTCTCGGTCTATCCTAACAATGTCGCGTATCATGG
This window of the uncultured Acetobacteroides sp. genome carries:
- a CDS encoding outer membrane protein transport protein, yielding MRLRAILLGGTCSLMAVGALAQSETDVLRFSQTYMKGSARFTAMGGAFGALGGDMSSFMINPAGVGVYRSSEFTFSTGILNSNQKIDYRGDRSFDGHTSVNVGNAGLVLNFFNNSNSELRNFNLGISYNRLNDFNQNTFLSGVNNENSITDYFAEKSYGIKQVDLLSQNPFDSNLPWNSILAWKTYLMDPASSDNNNQFYLTPLARTRYAKDPYYAPYARDIDKKGLNDAVFQDQWEEVRGFNDVVNIAFGGNLMDVVYVGGSLNITNINYHSTKNYHEQADKNNLSNFNELNYEEIYNAYGTGVSLGLGMILKPIQEIRIGVSYQSPTWNSIDEDYSAYMNSTFLNVNNGFAEYDTPINTFSYRISSPQRLTGSLGFILGNYGIISADVDWVNYAGMRIHGSNDYRTLFNNINSAIDNSYRNTINARVGGELKLDKLAFRAGYQYYQNPYKKDFINSDNATNVYSAGFGYRTRSFFFDFAYSLMTMKNAYSLYDYYYKDANSTVDIYSGTATSNINRNSYIVTLGFKF
- a CDS encoding WbqC family protein, which gives rise to MQPVVLSTAYFPPVQYLCKLIAGSVTIEAHESYLKQSYRNRCSILAANGPMALTVPVVKWHGEKMPIAEVQLDYNKPWQKQHFKSIESAYKSSPFYDYYIDDFMPFFENRYERLFDFNQQILETILKSLSIAPSIGYTTSYDKVIENKIDLRYAISPKESQQQPDPHFAPVEYYQVFADRHGFTPNLSILDLLFNEGPMAKSILEQSIKKGE
- a CDS encoding DUF4251 domain-containing protein, translating into MKRIATLLALIVLPFAGLLAQDFRELTPQERKELRKKEQQQLDSTSYAKAVEALSAQTWVLEAYTIQGQRGSLYFVNSTTNFVMMDKEKSTVQLASPYRAGYNGLGGITVEGSISGYKLETDKHGNVSVRFMVVGVGINAEIFITLTANSNRGEAYISPNTWGRRITYKGNIVPLEDSNVYKAMPL
- a CDS encoding hydrolase, with translation MRVEGNNIMLNPQFNRESWDDVEFVWNHKPFIRTTVSEVMHFPIVDNLETVNQSLLHKAYKMNIIPDDNEALLLRHPVSPWKEEVLLSVTKPVADKDYIELSGTFRSRVFEGKKTQLRSFFRQMEAFLIGRNERPLTYYVNRVATSKDAQGEEIYTYVIIAQVANLSKTSEPLDVDRWFPFT
- the hcp gene encoding hydroxylamine reductase; the protein is MFCYQCQEAAKGFGCTIKGVCGKDASTSNLQDLLLFVNKGISILHTELRAKGYQSSAVDKYVIDSLFCTITNANFDDNAISNRIIEGLEIKKNLIAECSKQGIAIPQTIEVTWTGTREEFAAESTKVGTLSLSDNEDIRSLKSLIIFGLKGMAAYAEHAGNLGFEDNTISAFIQDALTKTTRTDIGADELVALTLETGKYGVTTMALLDKANTTRYGNPEITKVNIGTRNNPAILISGHDLKDMEELLAQTEGTGVDVYTHSEMLPANYYPAFKKYSHFVGNYGSSWWKQRDEFETFNGPVLFTTNCIVPPLGSATYKDRIYTTGSAGLEGATHIGPREDGKTKDFSAIIEHAKRCKAPTQIEEGEIIGGFAHEQVFALADKVVDAVKSGAIRKFFVMAGCDGRMKDRSYYTEFAEQLPKDTVILTAGCAKYRYNKLPLGDIGGIPRVLDAGQCNDSYSLVLIALKLKEVFQLNDINELPIAYNIAWYEQKAVIVLLALLHLGVKNIHLGPTLPAFLSPNVVKVLVENFGIAGINTVDEDIKLFMGA
- a CDS encoding 4Fe-4S dicluster domain-containing protein produces the protein MIRDIVRIDRELCTGCGDCITGCHEGALQLIDGKATLVSELMCDGLGACIGTCPVGAITIEKREAEAYDEVATIIEMIPNGKNVVTAHLQHLLDHNETEYLRQAFGYLRDNEKSIPFNINEVIDSLKQKVQPAVPQMHHHHHAGGGCPGSAARTFAPKMATAPTADDQPSALTHWPVQLHLINPAAAHFKGSNLLLAADCVAYALANFHSKHLQGKTLAIACPKLDSNKEVYVQKITALIDSAEVDTITVMRMEVPCCGGLVQMAQLARDAAKRNIPIKVVEVGIQGEILESKWI